One window of Candidatus Mycobacterium wuenschmannii genomic DNA carries:
- a CDS encoding acetyl-CoA acetyltransferase has protein sequence MPASPHTPVVVGVGQFTERIDDPGYRGMSSVDLATEAVRAAIADTGADVAAVTQAIEVFAGLRQFEISTPFNTQPFGCSDNYVRSVAQRVGANPARAVLEPIGGSGPQKLMTEFAGAIAAGDTEVALLLGSEAGSTVKYFAGRDDKPDFTEHVGGQLEDRGYGFEQYMNEYTAKHGLTGAPVQYGLLDNARRGRLGLSVADYRHAMAELFAPFSKVAAKNPFSSSPVERSVGEIETVTDENRMICDPYPRYLVARDTVNQGAAVLVMSVAAAQRLNVPEDKWVYLRGHADQTEQDLLDREDVSISYSAKQAVAEALRGAGIGIDDVATFDLYSCFPFPVFAVCDEFGLAPDDPRGLTLTGGLPYFGGPGNSYSLHGIAETVAAMRDKPGAYGLVGANGGVMSKYSVGVYSTEPGDWEPDRSKELQQDIAKLPRVSVTRDPNGAATIETYSVRYDWPTTTGVIIGRLDADGSRFMALTEDPELVALLTDGDPLGAAITVKSTDEGVNQARL, from the coding sequence ATGCCGGCTAGTCCGCATACTCCCGTCGTCGTCGGCGTAGGCCAGTTCACCGAGCGGATCGACGATCCGGGCTACCGCGGCATGTCCTCGGTGGATCTGGCGACCGAGGCCGTCCGCGCCGCAATCGCTGACACCGGCGCAGACGTGGCCGCGGTGACGCAGGCCATCGAGGTGTTCGCCGGGCTGCGGCAGTTCGAGATCAGCACGCCGTTCAACACGCAGCCGTTCGGCTGCTCGGACAACTACGTGCGTTCGGTGGCGCAGCGCGTCGGCGCGAATCCGGCGCGTGCGGTGCTCGAGCCGATCGGCGGCAGCGGCCCACAGAAGCTGATGACGGAGTTCGCCGGGGCGATCGCCGCCGGCGACACCGAGGTCGCGTTGCTGCTCGGCTCGGAGGCCGGGTCGACGGTGAAGTACTTCGCCGGCCGCGACGACAAGCCGGACTTCACCGAGCACGTCGGCGGTCAACTCGAGGACCGCGGTTACGGCTTCGAGCAGTACATGAACGAGTACACCGCCAAGCACGGACTCACCGGAGCGCCGGTGCAGTACGGGCTGCTCGACAACGCCCGGCGCGGCAGGCTCGGGCTCAGCGTCGCCGACTACCGGCACGCGATGGCCGAGCTGTTCGCCCCGTTCTCGAAAGTTGCTGCCAAAAACCCGTTTTCGTCGTCTCCGGTGGAGCGGTCGGTCGGGGAGATCGAAACCGTCACCGACGAGAACCGGATGATCTGCGACCCGTATCCGCGCTACCTGGTGGCGCGGGACACGGTCAACCAGGGCGCCGCCGTGCTGGTGATGTCGGTAGCGGCCGCCCAGCGCCTGAACGTGCCCGAGGACAAGTGGGTGTACCTGCGCGGGCACGCCGACCAGACCGAGCAGGACCTGCTCGACCGCGAAGACGTCAGCATCAGCTACTCCGCCAAACAGGCTGTGGCCGAGGCACTTCGGGGTGCGGGGATCGGTATCGATGATGTGGCCACGTTCGACCTGTACAGCTGCTTCCCGTTCCCGGTCTTCGCGGTCTGCGACGAATTCGGGCTCGCCCCGGACGACCCCCGCGGCCTGACACTCACCGGTGGCCTGCCCTACTTCGGCGGTCCCGGCAACAGCTACTCGCTGCACGGCATCGCCGAGACCGTCGCCGCGATGCGCGACAAGCCGGGCGCCTACGGTCTCGTCGGCGCCAACGGCGGCGTGATGAGCAAGTACTCGGTGGGCGTCTACTCCACCGAACCCGGCGACTGGGAGCCGGATCGCAGCAAGGAGCTGCAGCAGGACATCGCGAAGCTGCCCAGGGTATCGGTGACGCGAGACCCCAACGGCGCGGCCACGATTGAGACGTACTCCGTGCGCTACGACTGGCCGACGACGACGGGCGTCATCATCGGCCGGCTCGATGCCGACGGCTCGCGATTCATGGCGCTGACCGAGGACCCGGAGCTGGTTGCGCTGCTCACCGACGGCGATCCATTAGGCGCCGCGATCACGGTGAAGTCGACCGACGAGGGCGTCAACCAGGCTCGCCTCTAG